TTTCGAAGGCTTTGGACGAAATCTGGAAGTTTGTAGGTTTTGTTAACTACTACATCGATAGGAGAGCTCCCTGGCAGCTCAACAAGGAGGGGAACGAGGAGCTTGACAGAGCTCTCTACAACATGGTTGAGTCCCTTAGGTTTATAACGGCATTTGTCTATCCCTATATGCCGGACTCAGCAGAGAAAATGGCTGAACTCCTGAACCTCGGAAAAAAAGCTGAGGAACTCCGAATTAGTGATTTCAATTCATGGGGAGGCTTTAAACCGGGAACCGAAGTCAAAAGGGGTGGAATCCTCTTTCCGAGAATTGAATACAACCCTGAAACGGGAGAGGTAAGGTTAGCCAAGACAAAGAAAGGAAATTAAAAGGGAGGGTACCCTCCCTTTTATACACTAAGTGCCCATCTCCCAGGAGTTTAGATATCTTATTTGTTCCTCTGTAAGTTGGTCTATCTCTATCCCTAAGGCTTTCAACTTAAGTTCTGCAACCTTCTTATCAATATGCTCGGGAACCACATAAACGTTAGGCTCCAAATTTTTCCCTTCCTTAACAATGTATTCAGCTGAAAGTGCCTGATTTGCAAAGCTCATATCCATAACAGACGCCGGATGCCCCTCAGCTGCAGAGAGATTGACGAGTCTTCCCTCGGCCAATAGGTAAATTCTCCTACCATCGGAAAGTTTGTACTCATCAACAAAAGGCCTAACCCTTCTCTTTTCAACTGCCAAGGACTCTAAAGCCGGAATATCTATCTCAACGTTAAAGTGTCCGGAGTTACAAACTATTGCTCCGTCCTTCATCCTTTCAAAGTGTTCCTTCCTTATAACGTGAATGTTCCCAGTAACTGTACAGAAGATATCTCCTTTTTCAGCAGCCTTTTCCATAGGCATAACCCTGTATCCGTCCATTCTTGCTTCTATTGCCTTGATTGGGTCAACCTCTGTAACTATCACCTCAGCTCCCATTCCCCTTGCTCTCATTGCAACGCCTCTACCGCACCAGCCGTAACCGGCAACAACGAAGATTGAACCTGAAAGAAGCCTGTTTGTAGCTCTCAAAATTCCATCTATCGTTGACTGACCTGTTCCGTACCTGTTGTCAAAGAGGTGTTTCGTCATTGCCTCGTTAACTGCAATAACAGGGTAGCGGAGAGCTCCATCCTTTGCCATTGCTTTCAGTCTAATAACTCCTGTAGTTGTCTCCTCAGTTCCACCAATTACGTTTGGAATCAAGTCCTGGTGCTTCATGTGAAGAGTAGATATTAAATCTGCTCCATCATCCATCGTTATGTGGGGTTTTCTCTTAAGAACCTCCTCTATGTGCATGTAGTATGTTTCCTCGTCCTCCCCCTTTATTGCAAATACGGGAATGTCGTAGTGCTTAACGAGTGCTGCTGCGACATCATCCTGTGTGGATAGGGGATTTGAAGCACACAGGTAAACCTCAGCTCCTCCTTCCTTTAAAGTCCTCATTAGGTTTGCAGTTTCTGTTGTAACGTGAAGACATGCCCCAATTCTAATGCCCTTGAGTGGCTTTTCCTCAACAAATCTCTTCCTGATTTCCTTCCTTAAAACGGGCATGTCCATTTCTGCCCATTCAATCCTGTTCTTTCCCAAGTCGGCAAGTGATAAATCCTTAACGTGAAACTCCACCGTTTCCTCCTAAAAGTTTCTTTATTTTTTCATAGACTTCGGGAAGTCTGTCTATAAGTACCTGCAACTTCCTCCACTCCCTGTAAGGTTTGGCAGGAAACCCTGCATAGACACCTGGCTCCTTCAAGCTTTTTGTAACTCCCGACTTTGCTGCAACCGTTATGTTGTTGCCAATCTCAATGTGACCCGCTACACCTACTTTACCAGCCAACGTAACGAAATCACCAATTTTTGTACTTCCAGAAATTCCAACCTGTGAGACAATAAAGCAGTACTTTCCGATTTTTACGTTGTGGCCAATTTGAACTAAGTTGTCTATCTTCGTCCCCTCTCCAATTACGGTTTCTCCAAGGGTTCCTCTATCTATTGTCGTATTTGCTCCAATTTCTACAAAGTCTTCGATAACTACCCTTCCAACCTGGGGAATCTTGTAGATTTTTCCCTCTTTTTTGCTAAAGGCATAACCAAATCCGTCAGAACCTATAACAGCTCCAGAGTGGATTCTGACAAATTTTCCAATTTCGGAATTATCGTAAATTGTTACATTTGAAAAAATTACCGTTCCATCACCTATCTTACAATTTCTTCCAATAAACGTTCCTGGGAAAATAAAAACGTTACTTCCAATTTCTGTACCTTCACCTATGTACGAAAAGTCACCTATGTAACATTCTTTTCCAATCTTTACATTTTGAGAAATAGTTGCTCTTTCAGAAATTTCCGGCTTTGGGAGATTTTCGGGATAAAATCTCTGAAGGAGCTTGGCAAATACGACGTAGGGCTCCTCGCAGACAACCTGAGGAATTTTTAATCCCTCAATGACACTACCTGTTAAAACTGCCGAGGCTTTTGTTTCCTTGAGGAACCTTTTGTATTTAGGGTTTGTTAAAAACGTTAAGTCACCTTTCTTTGCCCTGTGAATTTCCGAAATTCCCTCTATTTCAACGTTACCGTCACCTACAAGTTTGCAGTTGTACTCCTTTGCTATCTCCTCTAACTTCATTTTCCTGCCTGCTCATTGTAGAGCTTGATTATTCTATCTGTTAAATCGTACTTCTCATCGGCAGCTATTACTCCTGCCTCCCTCACCTCAACAATCATAGGAATGTTCTTTTCCTTTCTGTAGTTTTGAATGAGTTTTACAACTTCCTTAATAATTTCGGTTGTGTACTTCCTCTCTAAGTTGGCAACCTCCATCTGAGCATCCTGCTGAAATCTCTGTAAATCCCTTATCTTCTGCTGAAGCAAATCCTCCTTCTTCTCCTTTTCCTGCTTGCTCAGAACTGGGCTTTGGAGTTCCTGCTTAATCTTCTCAATCTCCTTCCTCATCTTCTCTATTTTGCTCTTTGCCTGATTAATCTTTGACTCTATTAAGCTCTTTGCCTGCTTACCTTTATTTGATTCATTGATAATTTTCTGCATATCCACGTAGTAAACTGCAAAGTTTTTTACATTTAAGTTCTTTTTCTCCGCTGATAGAGAAATATTTGGATTTACAAATGTTGCCAAAAGTAGAGCTGTAACTGTTAAAAGCCCCTTTCTCATAAAAACCTCCATTATTTAGAAGTAACTTCCCATTCCAAAGTGCCACTCTGAGGAGCTCTCTCCGCTCCTCCTGTCAAGCTTCCAACCCAAATCGAGCCTGATTGGTCCCATCGGTGTTAAAACCCTGAGTCCTATACCGGCAGACTTCCTCATATCGCCCAATTTATACTCGTCCCACCAGCCGCCACCTACATCGATGAAGCCTATGAGCCTCAACATCCTTGTTACATCGTAGCCTAATTCAAAATTGAAAATTAACTCCCTGTTTGCACCTTCAGGGTCACCATTTCTGTCCTTAGGACCGGCCTCACCCCACTTGAATCCCCTAACGCTCGTATCACCTCCAACGTAGAACCTATAATCAATGGGAAGTTTACTCGTATTTCCAAAGGCATCTGCATAACCTACTTTCGCGTGGACCGATGCAATGAAGGGGAGCTCCCAATCAACAGGCAGGTCGTTAAAGTTAAAGTAGTAAGCATACTCACCAACT
The DNA window shown above is from Balnearium lithotrophicum and carries:
- the lpxD gene encoding UDP-3-O-(3-hydroxymyristoyl)glucosamine N-acyltransferase, with the protein product MKLEEIAKEYNCKLVGDGNVEIEGISEIHRAKKGDLTFLTNPKYKRFLKETKASAVLTGSVIEGLKIPQVVCEEPYVVFAKLLQRFYPENLPKPEISERATISQNVKIGKECYIGDFSYIGEGTEIGSNVFIFPGTFIGRNCKIGDGTVIFSNVTIYDNSEIGKFVRIHSGAVIGSDGFGYAFSKKEGKIYKIPQVGRVVIEDFVEIGANTTIDRGTLGETVIGEGTKIDNLVQIGHNVKIGKYCFIVSQVGISGSTKIGDFVTLAGKVGVAGHIEIGNNITVAAKSGVTKSLKEPGVYAGFPAKPYREWRKLQVLIDRLPEVYEKIKKLLGGNGGVSR
- a CDS encoding OmpH family outer membrane protein, which produces MRKGLLTVTALLLATFVNPNISLSAEKKNLNVKNFAVYYVDMQKIINESNKGKQAKSLIESKINQAKSKIEKMRKEIEKIKQELQSPVLSKQEKEKKEDLLQQKIRDLQRFQQDAQMEVANLERKYTTEIIKEVVKLIQNYRKEKNIPMIVEVREAGVIAADEKYDLTDRIIKLYNEQAGK
- the ahcY gene encoding adenosylhomocysteinase — encoded protein: MEFHVKDLSLADLGKNRIEWAEMDMPVLRKEIRKRFVEEKPLKGIRIGACLHVTTETANLMRTLKEGGAEVYLCASNPLSTQDDVAAALVKHYDIPVFAIKGEDEETYYMHIEEVLKRKPHITMDDGADLISTLHMKHQDLIPNVIGGTEETTTGVIRLKAMAKDGALRYPVIAVNEAMTKHLFDNRYGTGQSTIDGILRATNRLLSGSIFVVAGYGWCGRGVAMRARGMGAEVIVTEVDPIKAIEARMDGYRVMPMEKAAEKGDIFCTVTGNIHVIRKEHFERMKDGAIVCNSGHFNVEIDIPALESLAVEKRRVRPFVDEYKLSDGRRIYLLAEGRLVNLSAAEGHPASVMDMSFANQALSAEYIVKEGKNLEPNVYVVPEHIDKKVAELKLKALGIEIDQLTEEQIRYLNSWEMGT